One segment of Calditerrivibrio sp. DNA contains the following:
- the queC gene encoding 7-cyano-7-deazaguanine synthase QueC — protein sequence MSKAIVLVSGGLDSCVTASIAKNKGYELYFLHINYGQKTEERELKAFNDLVQYFNVKDKKIVDISYLKDIGGSSLTSPNMEVEKGILNRQGIPTTYVPFRNGNIISIAVSWAEVIKANRIFIGVVEEDSSGYPDCRKAFYDAFNNVLEVGLAYTHLKIETPLIDKTKGEIVKIGNSLKAPFQLTWSCYKDNEIACGECDSCLLRLKGFRDAGIDDPIPYKIKPF from the coding sequence ATGTCAAAAGCTATAGTGTTAGTTAGTGGTGGATTAGATAGCTGTGTTACTGCATCTATAGCAAAAAACAAAGGTTATGAGTTATACTTTCTTCATATAAACTATGGTCAAAAAACAGAAGAAAGGGAACTCAAGGCATTTAACGACCTTGTCCAGTATTTCAACGTCAAAGATAAAAAAATTGTTGATATATCCTATTTAAAGGATATTGGTGGTTCATCCCTGACATCCCCCAATATGGAAGTGGAAAAAGGTATCCTCAACAGGCAAGGTATCCCAACAACTTATGTCCCATTTAGAAATGGTAACATCATATCCATCGCCGTTAGTTGGGCCGAAGTGATAAAGGCTAACAGGATATTTATAGGTGTAGTAGAAGAAGATAGTAGCGGTTACCCTGATTGTAGAAAAGCTTTTTATGATGCTTTTAACAATGTTTTAGAAGTAGGATTAGCCTACACACACCTTAAAATAGAAACCCCTCTTATTGACAAAACAAAGGGTGAAATAGTAAAAATCGGCAATTCCCTCAAAGCACCTTTCCAACTTACTTGGTCATGTTATAAAGATAACGAAATAGCCTGCGGGGAATGCGACAGTTGCCTGCTTAGATTAAAAGGATTTAGAGACGCTGGCATAGATGATCCCATACCTTATAAAATAAAACCTTTTTAG
- a CDS encoding cob(I)yrinic acid a,c-diamide adenosyltransferase produces the protein MSIATKKGDDGNTALYTGERISKADLRVEAYGTGDELISFLGLLKNICSDLYDEIEFIQNKIYLTNAYLASKGNIDDFSLKDDDILYIEKLLSQYEEEVGKLNGFIVPSECYEASIADICRTVCRRFERRVVELSHLENIDKIFLRFINRLSDLLFMMARVIAKRKGGKSHGFERKNK, from the coding sequence ATGTCAATAGCCACTAAAAAGGGTGATGATGGTAATACAGCCCTTTATACGGGAGAAAGGATATCCAAAGCTGATCTGAGAGTAGAAGCCTACGGAACAGGAGATGAACTGATATCTTTTTTAGGGCTATTAAAAAATATATGTAGTGATTTATATGACGAGATTGAGTTTATTCAAAACAAGATTTATCTGACAAATGCTTATTTGGCATCAAAAGGAAATATCGATGATTTTTCCCTAAAAGATGACGATATCTTATATATAGAAAAACTTTTATCCCAATATGAAGAGGAAGTGGGAAAACTAAACGGCTTCATCGTGCCCTCAGAGTGTTATGAGGCATCTATAGCAGATATTTGTAGAACAGTTTGTAGGAGATTTGAAAGAAGGGTAGTAGAATTATCCCATCTGGAAAATATTGACAAAATTTTTTTAAGGTTTATAAATAGGCTCTCTGATCTACTTTTTATGATGGCAAGGGTAATAGCTAAAAGAAAAGGAGGAAAATCTCATGGGTTTGAAAGAAAAAATAAATGA
- a CDS encoding GatB/YqeY domain-containing protein, whose translation MGLKEKINEDMKQYMKEKNQLALNAIRMIKSEIKNAEIAKIGELSEEEIIKVIQSSIKKRKDAIEQFKNAGREDLVQKETEELKYLEVYLPQPLTKEEVIQIIKDEIAKVDISDKKNFGIVMRSVMTKIQGRFDGKEVNNLVNDVIAGKL comes from the coding sequence ATGGGTTTGAAAGAAAAAATAAATGAAGATATGAAACAGTATATGAAAGAAAAAAATCAATTAGCACTAAATGCCATAAGAATGATAAAATCTGAAATAAAAAACGCCGAGATAGCAAAGATTGGCGAATTATCTGAAGAGGAGATTATAAAGGTTATTCAATCATCGATCAAAAAGAGAAAAGATGCCATAGAACAATTTAAAAACGCTGGTAGGGAAGATCTTGTGCAAAAAGAGACTGAAGAACTAAAGTATTTAGAGGTTTACCTACCTCAACCACTAACAAAAGAAGAGGTCATCCAGATCATAAAAGATGAGATTGCAAAAGTAGATATATCTGATAAGAAGAACTTTGGAATTGTAATGCGCTCTGTCATGACAAAGATTCAGGGCAGATTTGACGGTAAAGAGGTAAACAATTTAGTAAATGATGTTATCGCCGGTAAACTTTAA
- the pfkA gene encoding 6-phosphofructokinase, whose translation MKKIAVMTSGGDCPGMNAAIRSVVRTALAHDVEVYGIEQGYKGLIEGKIIKMDNKSVANIIQRGGTILKSARSTEFKTDEGQRKAVNTLAEHGIEGLVVIGGDGSLTGAKILSERYGIKTIGIPGSIDNDLCCTDMSIGVDTALNTIVRAVDSINDTASSHDRTFLIEVMGRNCGYLALISAIATGAEAVLIPEVQYDIEKIIAKIRKRYEQGKTRSIIIIAEGVGSATDFGKVFGMIGGFDTRVTILGHLQRGGSPTVFDRILATRMGTAAVEALLAGNSSCMTALQKTKIELVPFKDIIGLKKPLDHKLLEIAEMLSR comes from the coding sequence ATGAAAAAGATTGCAGTTATGACAAGCGGTGGTGATTGCCCCGGAATGAACGCTGCCATAAGAAGTGTAGTTAGAACAGCTTTAGCACACGATGTGGAGGTATATGGCATTGAGCAGGGCTATAAAGGACTCATAGAAGGGAAGATCATAAAGATGGATAATAAATCTGTTGCAAATATCATTCAGAGGGGTGGAACAATCCTAAAAAGCGCAAGATCAACGGAATTTAAGACTGACGAAGGTCAAAGAAAAGCTGTAAACACCCTGGCTGAACATGGTATAGAAGGGTTGGTGGTAATTGGTGGAGATGGTTCGTTGACAGGTGCTAAAATACTTTCCGAAAGATATGGAATAAAAACTATTGGAATACCCGGATCCATTGACAATGACCTTTGCTGTACCGATATGTCAATAGGTGTTGATACTGCACTAAATACCATAGTGAGAGCTGTGGACTCAATAAATGATACAGCAAGCTCCCACGACAGAACGTTCCTTATTGAGGTTATGGGGAGAAACTGTGGATATTTAGCACTGATATCTGCCATCGCCACAGGTGCTGAAGCTGTTTTGATTCCTGAGGTTCAATACGATATAGAGAAAATTATAGCCAAGATCAGAAAAAGGTATGAACAGGGTAAAACTAGGAGTATCATAATAATAGCAGAAGGGGTAGGTTCTGCTACAGACTTTGGGAAAGTGTTTGGTATGATTGGTGGATTCGATACAAGGGTTACAATATTAGGACATCTGCAAAGGGGTGGTAGTCCCACAGTGTTTGATCGAATCTTAGCCACACGAATGGGTACCGCAGCTGTAGAAGCCCTCTTAGCTGGTAACTCTTCCTGTATGACTGCTCTACAAAAAACCAAGATAGAGTTGGTCCCTTTCAAGGATATAATAGGTCTTAAAAAACCTCTTGACCACAAACTCCTTGAAATTGCTGAAATGCTGAGCAGGTAA
- a CDS encoding CvpA family protein, protein MGLSGWDIFFLLIIAVFTIKGYLRGLIWEILRILGIIIAYLFSHQINPVSQKILIFFGFSEHMAKVFGFVLTFIIIFIVIIFISYILKKFFKAIKIGWIDSLGGAFFGFLKSVVIMSVLLSFLVSITPRSEFSKQLMLSPISSKIISINPYIYDIINKISGNRFSNPFNQSKKVL, encoded by the coding sequence ATGGGTTTAAGTGGCTGGGATATATTTTTTCTCCTCATTATTGCTGTTTTTACAATAAAAGGTTATCTAAGGGGTTTAATATGGGAGATACTTAGGATCTTGGGTATAATAATTGCATATCTTTTTTCCCATCAGATAAATCCAGTTTCCCAGAAGATACTAATTTTTTTCGGCTTTTCTGAGCATATGGCAAAAGTATTTGGATTTGTATTAACTTTTATAATTATATTTATAGTAATCATATTCATCTCATATATTCTCAAAAAGTTTTTCAAAGCTATTAAGATAGGTTGGATTGATAGTCTAGGGGGAGCTTTTTTTGGTTTCTTAAAGTCTGTAGTAATAATGAGTGTACTTTTAAGCTTTTTAGTTTCCATCACACCAAGATCAGAATTCAGTAAGCAACTTATGTTATCCCCCATCTCATCGAAAATAATCTCGATAAATCCTTACATCTATGACATCATAAACAAAATAAGTGGTAACAGATTTTCAAACCCATTCAATCAGAGTAAAAAAGTGCTTTAA
- the hoxE gene encoding bidirectional hydrogenase complex protein HoxE — translation MFGKINPPSDDKRWRFVLNTMKKYGFSPDALIEVLHTVQEYFGYIDESAIRFVSESLKIPFSKTYGVVTFYHFFTLKPKGEHTCVVCTGTACYIKGAGELLNHISLECNIKDGETTKDGKVSLLTARCVGACSLAPVIVFDNEIAGNVTKDRVNETIKRWTDDI, via the coding sequence ATGTTTGGAAAGATAAACCCTCCATCAGATGATAAAAGATGGCGATTTGTTTTAAACACAATGAAGAAATATGGCTTTTCTCCAGATGCACTTATAGAGGTCCTGCATACTGTTCAAGAGTACTTTGGATATATAGATGAAAGCGCCATAAGGTTTGTATCTGAATCATTGAAGATTCCATTCAGCAAAACTTACGGTGTGGTAACATTCTATCATTTCTTTACACTAAAACCAAAAGGTGAGCATACCTGTGTAGTATGCACTGGAACAGCCTGCTATATAAAAGGAGCTGGTGAGCTTTTAAACCATATTTCCCTTGAATGCAATATTAAAGACGGTGAAACCACTAAAGATGGAAAAGTATCACTACTTACAGCAAGATGTGTTGGAGCCTGCAGTTTGGCACCCGTAATTGTTTTTGACAATGAAATTGCTGGAAATGTTACAAAAGATCGTGTAAACGAAACGATTAAGAGGTGGACAGATGATATATGA
- a CDS encoding Smr/MutS family protein, translating into MKETLEQLDFETYKDSLKRFSPSKFSDDFIDHQLKPLLSINDILSEQKIVEEAINIFKSFDGALPDSKDYYTFYQKLMDPFSSWLIQDLLVFGEYHRQLGEFKKKIFSENQINHLKTIFANIYTLGDIVDNIFDKVSADGSLKDHASEKLFDIRTELKAIKAKLYQSLNRILNSKDAEKFVQEKVIKEYNHRLVLLLKPNFRQYLEGIVHSISSSGLTMYVEPSSNVDMNNRYQELLSLEELEIRKILLHLLDSIRSHLYEITETVKSITKIYFYYAIFQYVGNRRYTFPIFSSDLLLEQIHHPLILDIKQEQSVPINFNMDKNTNVAIITGPNAGGKTAALKSIGLNCIIAKCGLPIFAKYAEIINFESIYADIGDQQSLIMDLSTFTSHMVNIKNILENVDNRSLILLDELGTGTDPKEGEALALSIIKYLQQIGSKVIITTHFNGVRNLGLRDKGVMLYGVDFNYDTFEPKFVLIKNLMAKSDPLIIATKLNFKKSIIEEAYRIINEYKSFETLTLEELNEIKLKIEYEKKQLEEERKQINQQKQELHKKEEEFKKLISQKESEILKESLNILKQVKTIKTFPKDEVDSLKKQISSKLNLLEQNTHILDIKEGDLIKLNQYNKVAKVLEINKNKVLIDLDGLKLTLDIKDLKGEKITTSEPKDSSISVKTSVLKSPKYEIVLIGKTVEEAWDELDKFIDKALISGWDKIYVIHGRGTGALKKGLQNLLKSDKRVKSFRIADLKEGGNAITIVEL; encoded by the coding sequence ATGAAAGAAACATTGGAACAGTTAGATTTTGAAACATATAAGGACTCACTAAAAAGATTCTCCCCCTCAAAATTTTCTGATGATTTCATAGATCATCAACTTAAACCACTTTTATCTATAAATGACATACTAAGTGAACAAAAAATAGTTGAAGAAGCAATAAATATCTTCAAAAGTTTTGATGGAGCCCTCCCAGACTCAAAAGACTACTACACCTTCTACCAAAAACTTATGGATCCTTTTTCCTCATGGCTTATCCAAGATCTTTTGGTTTTTGGAGAGTACCACCGTCAATTAGGAGAATTTAAAAAGAAAATATTTAGTGAAAACCAGATAAATCATCTTAAAACAATCTTTGCTAACATATATACTCTTGGAGATATAGTTGACAATATCTTTGACAAAGTATCCGCTGACGGTAGTTTGAAAGACCACGCATCAGAAAAACTATTTGACATAAGAACGGAGCTTAAAGCCATTAAAGCTAAACTTTACCAGTCCCTAAACAGGATTTTAAACAGTAAAGATGCTGAAAAGTTTGTTCAAGAAAAAGTGATCAAAGAATACAACCATAGGCTTGTCCTTCTGCTAAAACCGAATTTCAGACAATATCTTGAAGGTATAGTCCACTCCATATCCAGTAGTGGTCTAACCATGTATGTGGAACCATCATCGAATGTGGATATGAACAACAGGTATCAAGAACTTCTGTCCCTTGAAGAGTTAGAGATAAGAAAGATACTACTTCATCTTCTTGATAGTATAAGATCCCATCTCTATGAGATCACAGAAACAGTAAAATCGATCACAAAGATATATTTTTACTATGCCATTTTCCAATACGTGGGAAACAGAAGATACACATTCCCAATTTTTTCCAGTGATCTCCTGTTAGAACAGATCCATCACCCCTTGATATTGGATATAAAACAAGAACAATCCGTACCAATAAACTTCAATATGGATAAAAATACAAATGTAGCAATCATAACAGGGCCAAATGCTGGCGGAAAAACAGCTGCACTAAAATCGATAGGATTAAACTGTATTATTGCAAAATGTGGTCTACCTATCTTTGCAAAATATGCTGAGATCATAAACTTTGAATCCATCTATGCTGATATCGGTGATCAACAATCTTTAATCATGGATCTAAGCACCTTTACCTCACATATGGTTAATATCAAAAATATACTTGAAAATGTTGATAATAGATCGCTAATTCTTTTAGATGAATTAGGTACTGGAACCGATCCTAAAGAAGGTGAAGCCCTTGCTTTATCAATAATAAAATATCTCCAACAAATAGGATCTAAGGTGATTATCACTACGCATTTCAATGGAGTTAGAAATCTTGGTTTACGGGATAAAGGGGTCATGCTATACGGTGTTGATTTCAACTATGATACCTTTGAACCAAAATTTGTACTGATAAAAAACCTAATGGCTAAATCAGATCCATTAATCATTGCTACCAAATTAAATTTTAAGAAATCTATTATAGAGGAAGCTTATCGAATAATAAACGAGTATAAATCCTTTGAAACCCTAACCCTTGAGGAACTCAATGAGATAAAACTTAAAATAGAATATGAAAAAAAACAGCTCGAAGAGGAAAGGAAGCAAATTAATCAACAAAAACAAGAGCTCCATAAAAAGGAAGAAGAATTTAAAAAACTTATATCCCAAAAAGAATCGGAAATTTTAAAAGAATCGCTAAATATTTTAAAACAAGTTAAAACAATAAAAACCTTCCCTAAAGATGAAGTCGACTCCCTAAAAAAACAGATATCATCAAAACTCAACCTATTAGAACAAAATACCCACATCTTGGATATAAAAGAAGGAGATTTAATAAAATTAAACCAATACAATAAAGTAGCTAAGGTTTTGGAGATAAATAAAAATAAGGTATTGATAGATCTTGATGGATTGAAACTTACCTTAGATATCAAAGATCTTAAAGGTGAAAAGATCACAACATCAGAACCAAAAGATAGCTCAATCTCTGTGAAGACATCTGTCTTAAAATCCCCTAAATATGAAATAGTCCTTATAGGGAAAACAGTAGAAGAAGCATGGGACGAACTCGACAAATTTATTGACAAAGCCCTGATTTCCGGCTGGGATAAAATCTATGTGATACATGGAAGAGGTACAGGAGCCTTAAAAAAAGGCCTACAAAATCTTTTAAAGTCAGATAAAAGAGTTAAATCTTTTAGAATAGCCGATCTAAAAGAGGGTGGAAACGCTATAACCATTGTTGAACTTTGA